One genomic region from Henningerozyma blattae CBS 6284 chromosome 2, complete genome encodes:
- the TAH18 gene encoding NAPDH-dependent diflavin reductase (similar to Saccharomyces cerevisiae TAH18 (YPR048W); ancestral locus Anc_3.329), producing the protein MAAKKIALLYGSETGNAHDFATVLSHKLHRLHFDHTLSTLADYNIEDIISCKYLFIICSTTGQGELPRNVWERATGDDRLNTLWSFLKKKQLPTNFLNHINVGFLGLGDFSYPKFNYAIRMLEERIVNQLGANEIFDRLEADEISMAGSNKNTGAGIESVYFEFEKKIVAYLMDRFPNRKVNGQIINREPIDKELYLQPPSFLELDTDSKTTESLIRSLELNGNQDEQNKFLHDSSIKYANIVENVRITSEDHFQDIRKFVFKGEKSNDEYSPGDTAAIFPCNSDEAVMRFLDVQPHWKAVADKPLKFTNGIPKDLQNGGVIEAITLRNLLKYHFDISSVPRSSFFLKVWMFATDQKRLERGKEQLDDQREKLYQFGTSEDMQDLFDYCNRPRRSILEVLEDFLSLRLPWEYAADYLPIIKPRLYSISSAPNDPCIELTVAIVKYRTILRHIRKGVCTTYMSSLNKGDRLRYKIFNNNLLVKKQKTKPWILVSPGVGIAPMMSFIRSDFANDITLYFGNRYFHKDFIYRDILENWDSTGKIKLYTCFSRDREASPDVKYVQDILWKHGKELTKLIVKQNAYFYLCGSSGKMPVQVRLTFVEMLKKWGEFSTPTDAEKYLSNMEKEDRYLQETW; encoded by the coding sequence ATGGCTGCCAAGAAAATTGCTCTTTTATATGGGTCAGAAACAGGGAATGCACATGATTTTGCTACTGTTCTATCCCATAAACTCCATAGACTTCATTTCGATCATACTCTAAGTACTTTGGCAGATTATAACATCGAGGATATTATTAGTTGCAAGTacttatttattatctgtTCTACTACGGGCCAGGGTGAATTACCAAGAAATGTTTGGGAGAGAGCTACTGGTGATGATAGATTAAACACTCTATGGTCatttttgaagaagaaacaaTTGCCAACTAATTTCCTAAATCATATTAATGTGGGATTTTTAGGTCTTGGTGATTTCTCTTAtccaaaatttaattacgCAATTAGAATGCTAGAAGAAAGAATTGTTAATCAATTAGGCgctaatgaaatttttgataGATTAGAAGCtgatgaaatttcaatggCTGGGAGTAATAAAAACACTGGTGCTGGGATTGAGAGTGTCTATTTTgagtttgaaaaaaagatcGTTGCTTATTTAATGGACAGATTCCCCAATAGAAAAGTCAACGGCCAAATTATAAACCGTGAACCTattgataaagaattatatttacaGCCACCATCTTTCTTAGAGCTAGATACAGATTCCAAAACCACCGAATCTTTAATAAGATCACTCGAACTTAATGGGAATCAGGATGaacaaaacaaattttTACATGATTCATCTATCAAGTACGCTAATATTGTTGAAAATGTTCGAATAACTTCTGAAGATCATTTTCAagatattagaaaatttgtATTCAAAGGTGAGAAAtcaaatgatgaatattCTCCTGGTGATACTGCGGCAATATTTCCATGTAATTCAGATGAGGCAGTAATGCGGTTTTTAGATGTACAACCACATTGGAAAGCTGTCGCGGATAAACCATTAAAATTTACCAATGGAATTCCAAAGGATTTACAAAATGGTGGTGTAATTGAAGCAATAACGTTGAGAAATCTATTGAAATACCATTTTGATATATCTAGTGTACCAAGAAGCAGCTTTTTCTTAAAAGTATGGATGTTTGCAACTGATCAGAAAAGATTAGAACGTGGTAAAGAACAGCTGGACGATCAAcgagaaaaattatatcagTTTGGGACTAGCGAAGATATGCAAGACTTATTTGATTATTGTAATAGACCAAGACGATCTATATTAGAAGTTTTAGAGGACTTCCTATCACTCAGATTACCATGGGAATATGCTGCTGACTATTTACCAATTATTAAACCACGTTTGTACTCAATCTCAAGTGCACCAAATGATCCATGTATTGAATTGACTGTTGCTATCGTAAAATATAGAACGATCCTAAGACATATCAGGAAAGGTGTTTGTACGACTTATATGTCTTCCCTAAACAAGGGTGATAGATTAAgatacaaaatatttaataataatttattggTAAAGAAACAGAAAACTAAACCTTGGATATTGGTTAGCCCAGGTGTTGGTATCGCACCAATGATGTCATTTATTAGATCTGATTTTGCTAATGATATCACTTTGTATTTCGGAAATAGATATTTCCATAAAGATTTTATCTATCGTGATATCCTTGAAAATTGGGACTCAACTGGGAAGATAAAGTTATATACCTGCTTTTCAAGAGATCGTGAAGCTTCTCCAGATGTAAAATATGTCCAAGATATTCTTTGGAAACATGGAAAAGAGCTAACAAAGCTCATTGTTAAGCAAAATGcttatttctatttatGTGGATCTTCTGGAAAGATGCCTGTCCAAGTAAGGTTAACATTTGTAgaaatgttaaaaaaatgggGGGAATTTAGTACTCCTACAGATGCTGAGAAGTATCTCTCAAACATGGAGAAAGAAGACAGATATTTACAAGAAACATGGTAA
- the MSF1 gene encoding phenylalanine--tRNA ligase (similar to Saccharomyces cerevisiae MSF1 (YPR047W); ancestral locus Anc_3.328), with protein sequence MILVPLRQTLIRSGLKYYSSALPKTIDIDGKTFKTDDSMTNVTPNTLALVGRNLHLNENHPVGILRTMIEEKLNSTSNNFKTYNNFKPVVSVYDNFDSLGFLPDHPGRAKTDTYYINKEFLLRTHTSAHEIPCFQRIKNFLSKDKNSNIPPEQLTDKTGFLISADVYRRDEIDRNHYPAFHQMEGACAWKRNPDDPQEHINKLRKDIKQLEDQLAQEKLKITLVSDDVSLEANPKQDYMSDLEVNLCSQHLKRSIELVVSEVFNQKIESMKLLQKNDSNYKCEIPTELKARWIRAYFPWTAPSWEIEVWWQNDWLELCGCGIVREDLLLRSGYEKDSSIAWAFGLGLDRIAMLLFDILDIRLFWSHDKRFQNQFQKGKITTFQPYSRYPGTSRDVSFWLPKGLTKKDINDNDVTEIVRGIGSDLVGSVKLVDVFTNTRNNQVSVSYRIFYQSMDRNITNSEINDLQQKVCEAIVEKYNVELR encoded by the coding sequence ATGATATTAGTTCCATTACGACAAACATTAATTAGAAGCGGATTGAAATACTACTCATCCGCACTCCCTAAAACAATAGATATTGATGGTAAAACATTTAAAACTGATGATTCAATGACAAATGTAACACCCAACACACTAGCATTGGTTGGCAGGAATCTTCATCTTAATGAGAATCATCCAGTTGGTATCTTAAGAACAAtgattgaagaaaaattgaattcaacttcaaataattttaaaacttataataatttcaaaccAGTAGTTTCAGTTtatgataattttgattctttAGGATTTCTACCAGATCATCCAGGTAGAGCTAAAACTGATACTTACTATATAAACAAAGAATTTCTATTAAGAACTCATACTTCTGCTCATGAAATTCCATGTTTccaaagaataaaaaatttcctCTCCAAAGACAAAAACTCTAATATACCACCTGAACAATTAACTGACAAGACTGGGTTTTTAATATCTGCGGATGTTTACAGAAGGGATGAAATTGATAGAAACCATTATCCAGCTTTCCATCAAATGGAAGGGGCTTGTGCTTGGAAACGTAATCCTGATGATCCTCAAGAacatataaataaattaagaaaGGATATTAAGCAATTAGAAGATCAATTGGCTCAAgaaaagttaaaaattaCTTTAGTATCAGATGATGTTTCATTAGAAGCTAACCCCAAACAAGATTATATGAGTGATTTAGAGGTTAACTTATGTTCTCAACATTTAAAAAGATCAATTGAACTAGTTGTCTCTGAAGTttttaatcaaaaaattgaaagcatgaaattattacaaaaaaatgacTCAAATTACAAATGTGAGATTCCTACTGAGTTGAAAGCAAGATGGATTAGGGCATACTTTCCTTGGACTGCCCCTTCTTGGGAAATTGAAGTCTGGTGGCAAAATGATTGGTTAGAATTATGTGGATGTGGGATTGTTCGTGAAGATCTATTATTAAGAAGTGGTTATGAAAAAGATTCATCAATTGCTTGGGCATTTGGACTTGGATTGGATCGTATTGCTATGCTCTTATTTGATATTCTTGATATTCGTTTATTCTGGTCTCATGATAAGAGATTTCAAAACCAGTTccaaaaaggaaaaattaCAACATTTCAACCATACTCTAGATATCCAGGGACTAGCCGTGATGTTTCATTCTGGCTACCAAAAGGTTTAACTAAAAAGGATATTAATGACAATGATGTTACCGAAATAGTTAGAGGCATTGGATCAGATCTGGTGGGTAGTGTAAAATTAGTAGACGTTTTTACAAATACTCGCAACAATCAAGTATCTGTATCTTAcagaatattttatcaGTCAATGGATAGAAATATAACTAATTCAGAGATTAATGATTTACAACAGAAAGTTTGCGAAGCTATAGTTGAAAAATACAATGTTGAATTGCGTTGA
- the RFC5 gene encoding replication factor C subunit 5 (similar to Saccharomyces cerevisiae RFC5 (YBR087W); ancestral locus Anc_3.326), which produces MSLWVDKYRPKSLNELSHNDDLTTLLQSLSSYHKDLPHLLLYGPNGVGKKTRCMSLLQSIFGSNVYRLKIDIRNFTTPSNRKLELNVINSQYHIEITPSDMGNNDRIVIQELLKEIAQMEQVDFQSSSGNGGAASTGLAHRFKCVIINEADCLSRDAQAALRRTMEKYSRNIRLIMISNSLSPIISPIKSRCLLIRCPSPSDEEHLALLKKIVDAENVNVESDDILKKIVKESNNNIRTSVLMLESMALSNEFNLKSTSPIIKPDWLNTIIKLSMKIKKDRSVPCIVECRSIIYDLLAHCIPPKIILQELTFQLLKNYNNSIKVTDENILDIMSISSTFDERLALGNKPIFHLEGFIAKVMLALDN; this is translated from the coding sequence ATGTCCTTGTGGGTCGATAAATACCGTCCAAAGAGTTTAAACGAATTATCACATAACGATGACTTAACTACACTATTACAATCATTATCTTCATATCATAAAGATCTGCCACATCTATTGTTATATGGACCCAATGGGGTTGGTAAAAAAACAAGGTGTATGTCTCTATTACAATCTATTTTCGGTTCCAACGTATATAGATTgaaaattgatattagaaatttcaCTACTCCAtcaaatagaaaattagaattgaaTGTTATTAATTCACAGTATCATATTGAAATCACTCCAAGTGATATGGGTAATAATGATAGAATTGTTattcaagaattattaaaggaaATTGCTCAAATGGAACAAGTGGATTTCCAAAGTAGTTCAGGGAATGGAGGTGCAGCTTCTACCGGGTTAGCTCATAGATTCAAAtgtgttattattaatgaagcAGATTGTCTTTCAAGAGATGCTCAAGCCGCCTTAAGAAGAACTAtggaaaaatattcaagaaaTATAAGATTGATCATGATCTCAAATTCCTTATCACCAATCATTTCACCCATCAAATCTCGTTGTTTATTAATACGTTGTCCTTCACCATCAGATGAAGAACATTTGgcattattgaaaaaaattgtgGATGCAGAAAATGTCAATGTGGAATCAGATGATATTCTAAAGAAAATCGTGAaagaatcaaataataatataagaaCTTCAGTATTAATGTTAGAATCAATGGCATTATCTAACgaatttaatttgaaatctaCCTCTCCGATAATAAAACCAGATTGGTTAAAtacaataattaaattgtcaatgaaaattaaaaaggaTAGATCTGTGCCTTGTATCGTAGAATGTAGGTCCATCATCTATGATCTTTTGGCTCATTGTATACCACCTAAAATCATTCTACAAGAATTAACTTTCCagttattgaaaaattataataattcaataaaggttactgatgaaaatattcttgACATAATGTCAATTTCAAGTACATTTGATGAAAGATTGGCCTTAGGGAATAAACCAATCTTTCATTTAGAAGGGTTTATTGCCAAAGTAATGCTTGCATTAGACAATTAA
- the MRPL16 gene encoding mitochondrial 54S ribosomal protein uL16m (similar to Saccharomyces cerevisiae MRPL16 (YBL038W); ancestral locus Anc_3.327) — protein MIAPNIFGNVLKSSISKSVTPPILSIRSGLPLINVNISNIRYKHEYAPRFKEFSKKHKGRVPVRIGGSVKGSTLKFGDYGIRLKSEGTRITAKQLKEADDAIMRYIRPLINGKLWRRLSTNVAVCVKGNETRMGKGKGGFDHWMVRVPTGKILFEMRGDDLHERVAREAFRKAGSKLPGIYEFVDKNSLARVGLHSFRDVNKIPKVNYFEELTKNPTKEYLNIMRSKEPMYREYRGR, from the coding sequence atgataGCACCAAATATATTCGGGaatgttttaaaatctaGCATATCAAAATCAGTGACTCCACCAATCTTATCAATCCGTAGTGGGTTACCTTTAATCaatgtaaatatttctaatattcGTTATAAACATGAATATGCTCCAagatttaaagaatttagtAAAAAACACAAGGGCCGTGTTCCAGTTAGAATAGGTGGATCAGTTAAAGGCTCTACTTTAAAATTTGGTGATTATGGTATTCGATTAAAATCCGAAGGGACAAGAATCACTGCTAAACAATTAAAGGAAGCCGATGATGCCATTATGAGATATATTAGACCTTTGATAAATGGTAAATTATGGAGAAGGTTATCTACCAATGTAGCAGTATGTGTTAAAGGTAATGAAACTAGAATGGGTAAAGGTAAAGGTGGTTTTGATCATTGGATGGTTCGTGTACCCACAGGGAAAATCTTATTTGAAATGAGAGGTGATGATTTACATGAAAGAGTTGCTAGAGAGGCATTTAGAAAAGCTGGTAGTAAATTACCAGGGATATATGAATTTgttgataaaaattcattagcAAGAGTAGGGCTTCATAGTTTTCGTGATGTAAATAAGATACCAAAAGTGAATTactttgaagaattaacCAAAAACCCAactaaagaatatttaaatatcatGCGTTCCAAAGAACCAATGTATAGAGAATACAGAGGTcgttaa
- the IST2 gene encoding Ist2p (similar to Saccharomyces cerevisiae IST2 (YBR086C); ancestral locus Anc_3.323), translated as MRSTSTIKQFEPNYVISLQYSKQNVSNFVTALGSKGLRAISRPSLNPSNVYILTKINQLNGPDLFEITTQFSNIINSVTPIENNEDKKKLNFLISKKLLSIKNIFTLVDDKDLVELFQLTQNPNLAFYFTFFKTYISWMVPLAVFGIICRLVARPFEFNYIYVLVLVSWTLLFTSNWIFNVKPTHMEKFGNFTLKSNISSTKTPVSVIVKKVAFVPVALGFAAVLLGFQFFCFFLEIFITQLYSGPLVSILALLPTILLSVFVPVLTIIYNIFVNKFVNWENGPNPSNSKVEKNLVLTFMTSYVPLLITLFFYLPFGHYFDSNSKSLVQNTMFSYNLNIPVIENDFKINIDRFRSQFFYFVVTNQIIQLLMNNCLPGVLATVLPKILSKKDTKEVKLQKENVNYIMKTQYSNDFLTWENFSKFESSNWGEFDIDENYKKIFMQFGYLTMFSIIWPLAPVIFLLFNLLNIRLDIWRAFKKCKPTSTLEYSLIKSSIPLTTKPEISLWDIVLEIQTWIGIITSVTITYMYRNCKLPNVGLTNPLEKRDIWYKESPMSHSWTSVLLVAVGAEHLAFLAYYLLATATFSSQSRNSLKKRDQVTPRDISTVNEKELVTTGDDHQRKEPVENLDLSDVIKETIKTMNSILPGSSNSNDDSMESSIDDESYAEYENQKSQRQQQKLNTNIAKDINSATNDVINSIQNEGYERTNVNEGEPLIATNALGNSNVLNDRQQSNSRARDDSVATGIKNYPYSQFNSKNDKQAQEKSSKHRSSTNRSINSNTNNQTRNDTVSTNASSTSSLAAGATVPETIPTSKNYHLRYDKFGNPISAPTSTSSVLAVPKETSSHPLSTVHNANDIVSEATQLADQTSREIKEQIDDISSHKKPTTPTTPMKSTPKTTANSTPKSKASTQAGSKRSTTTKHSNGKHSSTKHSSKEEPKKKKGLFGSLKKKL; from the coding sequence ATGAGATCGACCTCGACGATAAAACAATTCGAACCTAATTACGTAATCTCATTACAGTATTCGAAACAAAATGTGTCAAATTTCGTCACAGCTTTGGGCTCCAAAGGATTAAGGGCCATTTCAAGACCTTCGTTAAACCCATCAAACGTTTATATATTGACCAagataaatcaattgaacGGCCCAGATTTGTTTGAAATTACAACTCAATTCtctaatataattaattcgGTGACtccaattgaaaataatgaagataaaaagaaattgaatttcttgATATCCAAGAAATTACTTTCGATCAAGAATATTTTCACATTAGTTGATGATAAAGATTTGGTTGAATTGTTTCAATTGACACAGAATCCAAACTTGGCATTTTATTTCACTTTCTTCAAGACTTATATCTCTTGGATGGTTCCCTTAGCCGTATTCGGTATTATTTGTAGGCTAGTGGCTCGAccttttgaatttaattacATATATGTGTTGGTACTAGTCTCTTGGACTTTATTATTCACTTCAAATTGGATCTTTAACGTGAAACCAACTCATATGGAAAAATTTGGTAATTTCACAttgaaatcaaatattagtTCAACAAAGACTCCAGTAAGTGTTATTGTTAAAAAAGTGGCATTTGTGCCAGTTGCCTTAGGGTTTGCTGCAGTTTTATTGGGATTCCAATTCTTTTGCTTTTTCttggaaatttttattactcAGTTATATTCAGGTCCATTGGTTTCAATTTTAGCTTTACTTCCAACAATTCTCTTATCAGTTTTTGTCCCAGTCTTGACTATTatctataatatttttgttaataaatttgtcAATTGGGAAAATGGTCCAAATCCAAGCAATTCAAAagtggaaaaaaatttggttTTAACTTTCATGACAAGTTATGTCCCATTATTGATCactttattcttttatttaccATTTGGTCATTATTTCGATTCCAATTCTAAATCATTGGTACAAAATACCATGTTttcttataatttaaacatACCagttattgaaaatgatttcAAGATTAATATTGACCGTTTTAGATCccaattcttttattttgttgtgACAAATCAAATTATCCAATTGTTAATGAATAATTGTTTACCAGGTGTCTTGGCTACTGTTTtaccaaaaatattatccaAAAAGGATACGAAGGAAGTTAAATTACAAAAGGAAAATGTTAATTATATCATGAAGACtcaatattcaaatgattttttGACTTGGGAAAATTTTAGTAAATTTGAATCTTCCAATTGGGGGGAATTCgatattgatgaaaattataaaaaaatctttatgCAATTTGGCTATTTAACAATGTTCTCAATCATTTGGCCATTAGCTCCAGTTATTTTCTTATTGTTTAACCTATTGAATATTAGATTGGATATTTGGAGagcatttaaaaaatgtaaGCCAACTTCCACCTTGgaatattctttaataaaatcttcAATTCCATTAACAACAAAACCTGAAATTAGTTTATGGGATATCGTTTTAGAAATTCAAACTTGGATTGGTATTATTACCTCGGTAACTATCACTTATATGTACAGAAATTGTAAATTGCCAAACGTTGGTTTAACGAATCCATTAGAAAAGCGTGATATATGGTATAAGGAATCTCCAATGAGTCATTCATGGACCTCTGTTTTATTAGTAGCTGTTGGTGCTGAACATTTGGCATTTTTagcttattatttattagcCACTGCTACTTTCTCTTCTCAATCAAGAAATTCTTTGAAGAAAAGAGATCAAGTTACTCCAAGAGATATTTCAACTGTAAATGAAAAGGAACTTGTTACTACCGGTGATGATCATCAAAGAAAGGAGCCAGTTGAAAACCTGGATTTATCAGATGTTATTAAGGAAACTATTAAAACCATGAATAGTATCTTACCAGGTTCTtccaattcaaatgatgattCCATGGAGAGTTCAATCGACGATGAAAGTTATGCTGAATACGAAAATCAGAAGTCTCAAAgacaacaacaaaaattgaataCCAATATTGCTAAGGATATTAATTCCGCTACAAACGATGttataaattcaattcaaaatgAAGGTTACGAAAGAACTAATGTCAACGAAGGTGAACCATTAATAGCCACCAATGCATTAGGAAATAGCAATGTTTTGAATGACAGACAACAATCGAACTCTAGAGCAAGAGATGACTCTGTGGCCACTGGTATCAAAAACTATCCTTACTCTCAATTTAATTCgaaaaatgataaacaaGCGCAAGAAAAATCTTCAAAACATAGATCATCAACTAATCGTAGCATCAATAGTAATACTAACAATCAAACTAGAAATGATACGGTTTCTACTAATGCCTCCTCAACTTCTTCTCTAGCTGCCGGTGCCACTGTTCCTGAAACCATCCCaacttcaaaaaattatcactTAAGATATGATAAGTTTGGTAACCCTATCTCAGCTCCAACTTCTACTTCTTCAGTTCTAGCAGTTCCAAAAGAAACCTCTTCTCATCCTTTGTCTACTGTCCATAATGCTAATGATATTGTTTCTGAGGCTACCCAACTTGCAGATCAGACATCAAGAGAAATTAAAGAGCAAATAGATGATATTTCAAGTCACAAGAAGCCTACCACCCCAACTACACCAATGAAATCGACTCCAAAGACAACTGCTAATTCTACTCCAAAAAGTAAAGCTTCCACTCAAGCTGGTTCAAAACGTTCTACAACTACAAAGCATTCCAATGGAAAGCATTCTTCAACTAAGCATAGCTCTAAGGAAGAGccaaagaagaaaaaaggTTTGTTTGGCTCtttaaagaagaagttGTGA
- the POL12 gene encoding DNA-directed DNA polymerase alpha subunit POL12 (similar to Saccharomyces cerevisiae POL12 (YBL035C); ancestral locus Anc_3.322), translating into MDTDKHLIEQFGPEAKEPIVLDALKNLSNVHALPPDELFIKWEQFSYQRHEQHTTLNSENVEAFKEFLQVQIEKKAAQTSQTTNLGSNKKKVRNVKNLGSSPSVFGFSLPNTPSLKKRKLNANHLLSSANGGGSKLAFETGDLTTDINNSETEMMYTPSMDSKFGTSTMPSTADSALNTPSNNCVSGKVLDSLNPENIEIAEGMEFDTEEKISVLPYYEPKKYRFRTMRQNLVESADYLDDQIESFVPIVQEHYQLSKDDFGDPTIQSQSEIYAVGRIVPDSPTTEGFLNPESLALETSRISGIGRRISLNLTEVNDFSLFCGQIVALKGKNVSGDYFLVTEILSLPYPNSPVSTTEDIQKLYNGKTDRTSKIIVTSGPYTPATSFDLTYLAEFVDKVNTSIKPHAIVMFGPFIDVTNPLIASGNLPNFPNVKVQPKTLDEVFSKVIAPILSQINSKIQVVLIPSTRDALTKHAAYPQDSFNRNILQLPKNFKCFANPATFQINESFFGCSNVDVFKDMKEVTKGGTITLRNRFDRISEHVLNQRRFYPVFPGGIKKKLISSSDSKDKKIYEHLSGADLEVAYLGLTEFVSSFTPDVMIIPSELQQFARVIQNVIVINPGVFVKATGVRGSYAQLSILPANIDDGKLTKVESPDGEVYLHNVWKRARVDLITI; encoded by the coding sequence ATGGACACAGATAAACACTTAATAGAGCAGTTTGGGCCAGAAGCAAAAGAACCAATTGTTTTAGAtgctttaaaaaatctttcCAATGTTCATGCCTTACCACcagatgaattatttatcaaatggGAACAATTTTCATACCAGAGACATGAACAACATACTACCTTAAATTCAGAAAATGTTGAGGCTTTTAAGGAGTTTTTACAAGtacaaattgaaaaaaaggCAGCACAAACTTCACAAACGACAAATTTGGGATccaataagaaaaaagtaAGAAATGTAAAGAACCTAGGATCAAGCCCTTCTGTATTTGGATTTAGTTTACCAAACACCCcttctttaaaaaagagaaaattaAACGCCAATCATCTTTTAAGCTCAGCTAATGGGGGTGGATCAAAATTGGCATTTGAAACTGGAGATCTAACAACTGATATTAACAATTCTGAGACAGAAATGATGTACACGCCAAGCATGGATTCTAAATTTGGAACATCTACGATGCCCTCAACAGCCGATAGTGCCCTCAACACGCCATCTAATAATTGTGTTTCAGGAAAAGTGTTGGACTCACTAAATcctgaaaatattgaaattgcAGAAGGAATGGAATTTGACACTGAAGAGAAAATATCTGTTTTACCGTATTATGAACCAAAGAAATATAGATTTAGAACCATGAGACAAAATCTAGTAGAATCTGCAGATTATTTAGACGACCAAATCGAAAGCTTTGTTCCTATTGTTCAAGAGCATTACCAACTTTCAAAGGATGATTTTGGTGACCCAACTATTCAATCTCAGTCGGAAATATATGCTGTTGGTAGAATTGTGCCAGACTCTCCAACTACTGAAGGATTTCTGAATCCAGAATCGCTAGCCTTAGAAACATCTAGAATATCAGGTATTGGCCGTAGAATAAGTTTAAACCTTACAGAAGTAAATGACTTTTCATTGTTTTGTGGACAAATCGTTGCATTAAAAGGTAAAAATGTTAGTGGTGATTACTTCTTAGTGACAGAAATACTTTCTTTACCTTATCCTAATTCACCTGTATCTACTACAGAAGATATTCAAAAGCTTTATAATGGAAAAACTGATAGAACTTCTAAAATCATTGTAACCAGTGGTCCTTATACTCCAGCAACTTCCTTTGATTTAACATATTTGGCAGAATTCGTTGATAAAGTAAACACTTCTATTAAACCACATGCTATTGTTATGTTTGGTCCATTTATAGATGTGACAAATCCATTAATTGCCTCAGGAAATTTACCTAATTTCCCCAACGTTAAAGTTCAACCTAAAACTTTGGATGaagttttttcaaaagtaaTTGCCCCAATACTTTCACagataaattcaaaaattcaaGTAGTCCTTATCCCATCGACAAGAGATGCCTTAACCAAACATGCTGCATATCCACAAGATTCCTTTAATAGAAACATATTACAATTACCAAAGAACTTTAAATGCTTTGCTAATCCTGCaacttttcaaataaaCGAATCCTTTTTTGGATGCTCAAATGTTGATGTGTTTAAAGATATGAAGGAAGTTACAAAAGGTGGTACAATCACGTTGAGAAATAGATTTGATAGAATATCTGAACATGTTTTAAATCAACGCAGATTTTATCCAGTATTCCCGGGaggaataaaaaagaaactaaTATCTTCATCTGATTCAAAGGATAAGAAGATATACGAACACTTAAGCGGTGCTGATCTTGAAGTAGCATATTTAGGGTTGACAGAGTTCGTTAGCTCCTTTACACCTGACGTTATGATAATACCCAGTGAACTTCAGCAGTTTGCAAGAGTTATTCAAAATGTTATTGTAATAAATCCGGGTGTATTTGTAAAAGCTACTGGTGTCAGAGGCTCATATGCTCAACTTTCAATTTTACCAGCTAATATTGATGACGGTAAATTAACAAAAGTGGAAAGTCCTGATGGTGAAGTTTATTTACATAATGTATGGAAACGTGCTAGAGTAGATTTAATaactatataa